TTTACTTTATAAAAAAATCTTAAATGAAAAAAATATAGGAGAAATTTGTGATTTATTAGTAGGAAATATGATTATTTTTTTTATACCCCCTGCTATAAATTTACTTTCAACTATGGATTTATTGAAAACAGATTTTTTTAAGATTATTTTTTTATTAATTATAACTACTTTAATTACAATGGTTATAACTGGTAAAACTGTTGACTTTGTAATAAAAAGAATGGAGAAAAAATAATGAATTTAACAATTTTAAACACACCTTTTTTTGGAATTATTATTACTATACTATCTTTTAATATAGCTCTTTATATTTTTAAAAAATCAAAATTATCTATATTAAATCCTCTACTTATTGGAACTATAATAATTATGTTTGTGATTGAATATTTTAATATTCCTCTAGACTATTATAAAAAAGGAGGAGATATGATGACATTTTTCTTAGCTCCTGCCACTATTGCATTAGCTCTACCTTTATATAGACAGTTAAATAAATTAAAAATACATTATATCCCTATATTAATCGGGGGAATAGTTGGTGCTTGTTCTGCTATATTATCAGTTATATTTATCGGAAAATTATTAGGACTTAATACTGTTATATTAAAATCCTTTATTCCAAAATCTATCACTACACCTCTAGGTATAGAATTAAGTGAAGTTTTGGGAGGAATACCTGCTATTACTATTTTTGCTATTATAATTACTGGAATAACTGGAAATATTCTGGCTCCTAATATTTGTAAAATATTTAAAATTAAACATCCTATTGCTAAAGGACTTGGTATTGGAATATCTAGCCATGCTGTAGGAACTGCTAAAGCCATTGAAATGGGAGAAGT
This DNA window, taken from Fusobacterium sp. JB019, encodes the following:
- a CDS encoding LrgB family protein — encoded protein: MNLTILNTPFFGIIITILSFNIALYIFKKSKLSILNPLLIGTIIIMFVIEYFNIPLDYYKKGGDMMTFFLAPATIALALPLYRQLNKLKIHYIPILIGGIVGACSAILSVIFIGKLLGLNTVILKSFIPKSITTPLGIELSEVLGGIPAITIFAIIITGITGNILAPNICKIFKIKHPIAKGLGIGISSHAVGTAKAIEMGEVEGGMSALSIVIAGILTFILAPLLSFLI
- a CDS encoding CidA/LrgA family protein: MFIQLLILLSINFAGILLEHYFDLPLPGTIIGMFILFILLYKKILNEKNIGEICDLLVGNMIIFFIPPAINLLSTMDLLKTDFFKIIFLLIITTLITMVITGKTVDFVIKRMEKK